The Elgaria multicarinata webbii isolate HBS135686 ecotype San Diego chromosome 7, rElgMul1.1.pri, whole genome shotgun sequence nucleotide sequence atacAGTTACTATTAGTATGCACTTTTTTCGTTTGGTGTGTACAGTTAATAGTTTTACATTAAATTAACAATGTGAAATGGCCTTGTTAGCCAAGCAGCCAGTGCTATCATGGATCTAATATAGTCACAGTCACATGCTTATCCACCAGCAGAGTCAGCAGTGCAATGATAGATGTGCAAACAAAAGTTAGCATAGCTACTCTGACAGACACCCCCATAGCATCGGTAGAAACTCCACTGCCACCTACCAATCATGATAGTGCATTTTGACAATGCCCTCTGCATTAGCTATGCACAAGAGCACTCTTCAATTCATGGCAACAACTGAACGATTTCACAACATCACACAACCTAGCACACACATACCCTCTTCTCCCAGTACACAACCAGAGAGCCATTAGGAGACcatatctccccccgccccagcatccCTCCATGCTGCACAAGCCATGATAGCTCTTCAGGTTGAAGGCCTGAATGAAGAACCCAGAAATTAACCAGGAGTGTTTTCCTGGTGTGAGAACTGTACCTTTGTACAACCAAATTCCATAACACTGTACATGAGGAAGAACATAAGTTAGAATAGCAAGCTGTATAGCAAGTAAAACTATTGGCCCAACAGTCCAGTTGGAAAAGGCGATTTGGGGGAAATGGGAGATGAGGATTGAAGTTCCACCCCAAGGCACAAACTTCCTTTTTGAGGGTTATCTTGGCAACAGTAACTTCAGATGGAAAACTTTGAATATGAGGATAAGAACCCAGGCCTTCTGCTCCACAGAGCAACACTGATGAGTCCTTTCTAGACTCTCAGGTGCCCCCACCATTCATCTTCCCTGCTTCATGCATGGGAATACCCATGTGGGGCTTAATACAAAAGAACTCCATGTGTGGTACAGTGGGAAAATACAGGGTTAGTATGCAGAAGATGTCACGTTTAATCCCTGCCCATGGTCTCAGAGGGAAAAGGGTTGAGAGGAGAGAGACATGTACACCTGGGAGTACAGTGTGATAGCAAATCAGAGTGACTGGTATATGGACCTGTTCATGCTGTAATATATCTTTCATTTTGTCCAGATGCCTTCGTCCCAAGCAGATATAGGCCTTCCATGTTCATTAGAATAATGACCAGTATTTCCTGATTATTATCCCATGACACTTTGTAATCATCTGCCAGCCTTCCACTTAGTGTGGTCCAACTGATAGGTTATCACAGTAGCAGTAACCAAGGTCAGTAGAACATTGAGCTCCTGGTACCACCACCTTTGCCCTTAGTCATGCAGGGCCTTTGAAAACTGCATGTCAAAGAGATGGCAGGTACACCTTTCCCCATTACCGTATTTTCATGCTTAATACTGCTGCTCCTGTTACATTGCTGTGTGTACATTGCCTCAGGGTACTGAGCTTAGTTGCCTATGAGCAGCTGTAACAGAAGTCTACTGACTGTGCTCATTAATGCTCAAAAACTAATGtgtttatttgtgatatttctaTAGTacgcaatagccaaagctgtctgggtggttcacaaaacaaattcTCATTGGGAGATGTCGAGTGAGAAAGGGTGCTATAACCTTCATGCTCTTTCATTCCATTTACCTTGGGCTAACTGACCACCCTCCAAATGCAGTTCCAATTTGGAACTTCACCTATTTGGGAAAAACAGTGTGGTCACTGCACAAAACAGCGGTCTATGCATTTCGGCAACAAACAATATGGTTGTTGTCGTTTTCCTGAAACATTGGAAGGGCATTTGAGTGTCTGAACATACATGGTACACACACAGCTGGAAACCTTGCATAATCACGTCTTATAGATGCATGCTAAACCAATGCTTTTAGATATGTAATGAGGTCACAACCCGCAATACTATCTTGTCTTTATTGTGAGAAATAGCTCTTGGGAACTATAGCAATATGTTTTAGCattagggcagcagaagcaaacatcTATAACTATTCCTCTCATTTAATAAGAATATCTTGCTTACCTTCAGAATGAAATTGGTGAAATATTCTTATGTACTTTATGTATATTTAGTTCTCATTGACACATGTAGCAAAATACATGATTGGCATATTTTTGCTTTTCCTAAGGTGGTGTTACTGTTTTTGTGGCCTTATATGACTATGAAGCCAGGACCACAGATGACTTGTCATTCAAGAAGGGTGAACGGTTCCAGATAATCAATAACACGTAAGTATTCTCAGCTAGCTACTTATGGGTCTGATCAAATTGAACCCTTTTGCACACTCTTAGGCATGCTTAGTTGACCCATAAGTGTTGCTTTCCACTGGTAGGATAGTTGTTGATTGTGAAAAAGAGCTGGGAAGGTTGCAAAAGGAAACGATTGCATAATTTTATCAAGAGTAAGAATGTATCCTGCAAGAtattactaccctatttcttcgattctaagacacactttttcccccatataaacatctctaaaaacaggttgcgtcttagaattgcgggcgcatttattattttttagaatcaaagctttttttctgttggtggtactgaaattaatgtgcgtcttacaatcgatggcgtcttagaatcaaagaaatacagtattaccTTTTTAACTGTCTTGTTAAATGTGCACATCTTGAAAATGTGTACTGTTGGAATTTGCATTAGGATATTTCTAAGAGTTCACTTTAGTTTTGTAGAGGATTCAGAATTTTCTAAGGATGGAACTGCTTTTTTACATAATCTTTCATCCCGAATTAAGAGGAGGATTTTTGCCCCAGTCATACCTCTGTTTAATGTCCATTCTTTTTGGAATTAGTAGGACAGTTTGCCTCCTCTAGAGCTTACTAACCTTCCAGTTATACCCTTTCATTTTGTTGGTCAAACATTTACCAAAGGCAAGATTCCCTTTCTACTACATACTATTGCccctaaatggggggaaatatttctTTGCAGTGCTATCTGTGCCTAAATTTAAATGAGACCATATTTGCTAAACTTGGACTGAACAGAGTTCATCTGTTCAAATCATTTCACTGTACAAAGTGATCTATTGTTCATGTGGTTTTGGAGTAACTTACCTTTTTCCTCCCCCAGGGAAGGAGACTGGTGGGAAGCAAGATCTATTGCAACAGGAAAGAGTGGCTACATTCCTAGCAATTACGTCGCTCCTGCAGACTCCATCCAAGCAGAAGAGTAAGGCATTATTGTGTCCTTGGTCAGTCATTTCACCCAAAACTTTTCAACAGAATTATAGGCATCTAAGTGCCTATATGGACAGAATGAAACCAGTCTCATTGACTGTATTTTAAAGTTCCAAGTACTGCAGTTATTGTGACTGACCTCATTGAACTGCATTTAGATCTAAACGTGTCAGTCTGGGAAAAGTGGTGATAACGAATTTCATGTTTTCTGGCTCAAAAATGTCAATTTTGGTGGCCTGGATGCAAGTCAAGCATTACAGCCCCGAAACTTCTTCTGTGGCTCAGATTTGATCGCAGATCTCCCAACACTCCTTATAGCTGGTATGCAGCTATAGAAGTGTACTTCGTGCTAGAGAGGGGAAAGAGACTTCTTTCATCCATTGCTGGAGCAGCCATCAAAAAGTGGGAAGGAGGGCAGGAAATAAGTAAATGACTGGGAGGAGTATTGAGGAGTGGCAGATTGCATCCCAGATGACATCACTGATGTGACAAGATTCTGGCTCACAATTGGGTTTGCAATAAAGTGGAGGATTTTCTGCGTTTGGGACAAAATAGTTTGGTTCTCTGAATCCAGTTCCATGCCTGGACTGTTTAATATAGTATTCTGATTCTCAGTTTTGCACACACCTTCTGAATAAAGAGCTACCCTATGGCTGCAGCTTTATCTGTAAAGTCTTCCTTTATGTTAGGATGCAATTTAGTGTCACTGGCAGCCCCTACTTTAGTCCTTGCAACATAATAACATGTTGTTGGGTAGAAATGCACTAAGATAAATAGGCATTGTGTTTGGTCTTGAATAGCAGACATAGTGCCTTAACAGTTTACACTCTATGCCTGTGTTAGTAAGTGTAATATCTACATCCTCCTGTATTGCCCCAGACAATGGGAGCAAGAAACTGACTTGAAAGGGGCTCTCTGGCTTCTAGGTACTTGCAGCAGCTGTTGGAACGAAGAGGTGCTACCAAGCAATTAGAGTTCTGATATGAGTAGAGCCCCATTTATTGGCTATTATGAGAACCAGGCCTGAGGAAGAGGATTAAAAAGCACACAACAACCACTGCTGTCTGTGCTTTGGAATGGACCTCAAGAATgctgaaatgtatacatttaatgCTTGAAATCAAAAGAGGAGAAAGTTTCTTTGTGATCTAGATGCTGGTCCAGAATGTTGaacttgtttttttttctgtcaagcaACACAAGATAGCTGGGGACTGGCTTCCAACCAGCTTTTTGTATTTTGTCCAGATTTTTACAAGGCAGAGAAATAAATTTGAAACTACTGGGCACAATGTGTTGAAGGTGACTTCACAGTATTTCTTATATACATCACTGTACAGCAATTACCTGATGCTGTGAAGAAGGCTGACAGAAATATAAGCTACAATGTTTGCTTTGTTTAGCAGTTTATTACTTTTAACAGTAACTTTTGACCTTCTATTCTAGTTACTAAGAGCAACAGGGTCATGGAACAGAGCTAGTTGGCTGCACTTCCATCTGGATAGTACTGAAGTACTACTTGTAGATTATGAAAGTAACCCTCCATTAACTTCCTGTGGGTGGAATagaatcacaatggctgctgaCTCATACAATAACAAGTTGCTTGACATTGATGCTGCAAGCATTTATCATGCAGTGTTTGTTGCCATGAGCCTTACTTTTTGTCCTCTAAATCTTGGATAAAAGCAACCTCTTCCCTGTAttggtgcatttttgaaatgctgTAAAGAGCAGTCCTGAAACAGTGGCTTTGAATACTAGCCAGGCAATATTTGTATTCTGCAGCCACCCTCTGCTGTCTTGAGTTCCATAGCATGCATTGATAACATGGAAGATGTAGGGGTCTGGTGACTTAGGCTTGGTTATAAATCTTGGGAACTTGTAAAAGCCCACCTCAATTgagagctgagctttaaaagctcccAAATTCTTTTCCAGCTCACATCAAAACTAAATCTGGAAAAGAATTCTGGGCTTCTGCCCTGCTGCCCCCATGTCTGTGGAAAAGGGGTAGCAGGGGAGAAGCCATGGGGGAAACGAGGAAGGAAATGGTCAAACATCACCCATCTCCTTTTGCCTCACGACTGCCACTGCTGCTCCCTCCATTTTCTAGTTAAGGGAAGGTAAGAAAGGAATTGTGGTCTCTGGGTGATGGACTGGCAAAGAGCCTTTTCTAAGCCAAAAGGTTTTTCCAATTTGTTTCATGCTAACTTGCATAATTACTGAATTCATCTATGGACAGTTCTGGAAATCATGCCCATTTCGAGACTTCTCTCCTTTGCAACTAGGTTATGTAATGCTAGAACCAGCAGAATAGACTCCTACTTTCTCTATATACAAGCACTAATGAGAGGAAATCATGTCTATAACTATAATGAAACCatgttaaaattaatttttaaaggaaaacatgttAGGGGAACAATAAAATGACATGAAGCTCCAAGCCAAAAGCTGCCTGGGCTCACCTGTGATAGCTCTTGTCCAGtaggatttttgttttattttctttgaaaggTTAACCACAAAAGAAATGCTGTTTTTGAAACTTGCCACAGATTTAAAAGCACTTTGCCATGGAATGGAGAAGAGAAATGAAGTTCAGAGAAAAAGAAAGTCTAGACTGTTGCTGGGGTTATGCGATAACCTGATTGTTCTTAGATTATAGTGCATACACAAACTAACTATGGCTCCTGTTCAAATAGAAAAGAttccaagtccattttaaagGTATAGAGATGGAGCATGATCTGTATAGAAAGCCCCTGTCACAATAACTGTCTTATTAGCCCTCAATTATTATGCAATTGACTGTTTTGTAATATATATAATCTTTACACTGAGATATTAACCAGAATATTGCAATCTATGTGaactttttcccccctttgaatTCTCTAGATGGTATTTTGGTAAAATGGGCAGGAAAGATGCAGAGAGGTTACTTTTAAATCCTGGGAACCAACGTGGTATTTTCTTAGTCCGAGAGAGTGAAACCACAAAAGGTAtctgaattttgttttgttatttcttATGGCAAATGCTAGTTGTTATTTTGTTTATAAATATATTGACAAAAGCACATTTACCATACATTTTTTTCTAGGTGCTTATTCCCTCTCTATACGTGACTGGGATGAGATTAGAGGTGATAATGTGAAACACTACAAAATTAGAAAACTTGACAATGGTGGATATTATATAACAACCAGAGCACAGTTTGAATCTTTACAAAAGCTGGTCAAACACTATTCAGGTACATTTTAAATCCCTAAATTATGTAGATTAATATTTTACTTTAGAAATTAAAATAGATTTAATATAACTGATTGTAATATATGTGTGTTAAAGTAGTTTTGGTCTGATGAGAATGTTTCTAGAAATACGATGATTGATTAAAATATATtactattaaaaatattttttttctaattacCAGATCATGCTGATGGCCTGTGTCATAAATTAACAACCGTGTGTCCAACTGTGAAACCTCAGACACAGGGTTTGGCGAAAGATGCCTGGGAAATTCCTAGAGAATCTTTGCGCTTAGAAGTTAAGCTGGGTCAAGGATGCTTTGGTGAAGTATGGATGGGTAAGTAGGCCATGAGaaaggccatggctcagtgggtagagcacatGTTCTAAAGGCATAGGAGCCCAATTCCTGGGACCTCccagttttaaaaaggttttctggtggcagaactggaaagacctctgcctgaggccatgcagagccactgccagcctTTGTAGACCGTATTGGCCaaaatagaccaatggtctgatttggaGTAAGGCAACTTCATGTGCTCATATGACATGAAATATTAGATTTTCATTAGattcaaatgctttttaaaaagtaaaaaaaagagtaGTAATTTACAGACAACTGACACTGCTgtaatatcatttatttatattactcTGAAACCTCTCTCTACTATAACTGACAGTGTAATGCATTGCTTCCATAGGAACATGGAATGGAACTACAAAAGTAGCAATCAAAACACTAAAACCTGGTACAATGATGCCAGAAGCTTTCCTACAAGAAGCTCAAATCATGAAGAAATTAAGGCATGATAAACTCGTTCCACTTTACGCTGTTGTATCTGAGGAGCCAATCTACATAGTCACTGAATTCATGACAAAAGGTACATGTTTCTTTCTTAGACACGTCAAAGATATGAAAATGCTAATGTTTTATGAGTCACATTGTTAGACCAGTTCTTCGCCCTAGGGacgggatccaatcagcccctaagcttcagtgacagagggttcaaaagcgctttattgattataatcaagggCTGGTCTCTTCAAGGCGAGCAGTTAGACAGAGAAGCAaggaattcagtacagcatttgaagcctgcaaggggcagtgcctagtaacagcatgaaccaatcagaacgtaacacttgGGGCATAATGGTCTTTCTAATCTTCGTTAAACAACCCCTTTGCTCCACTGTAAACTAACTTTTGTGCTGGAGCCGAGGctcttgtttttgttagataagaCTGACACAAGGAGACACCCTTGGAGACACCCTTGGGCACGTGGCGTCTCGCTTGCTGCATAATGGCAGtttcatagtttcctttttaaaatggagtcacttatgctaacaACATTGTTTAGTTTGTAGTTACTGGTTTAGATACAAAATAATAGACTATAGTTTTATCAGGAAACTCTTGTAAAAGTGTAGTGTTATATGGCCCAGAAGCAACGCCAATTGGGTCAAGTACCGTTAGGCATCACTTTGGCATGTCCTGAGGCAACCCAAGGCATGTTAGATATACCAATATTGCATTCACATTCAGTTGTATAAGTCTCTTCATTAGCACAACTGATATATAGAATTGTTGTCTCATAAACATACCGAGACTATTTCTTTTTTAGGAGTCCCATGTCTAGCCCTTAAATTTTAAATTGCTATAAATTAACATTAACACTTTCACTGTGATAAATGGAAGACATTCTACTATGTATATTAGCATTATATCCCTTTGCATTTATTTCCTTCATATGGATTCTGtcagaattttgtttttgaaatgtgcTTAGGCAAGTACAAGAAGCATCTTTTGAAACTGCAGCCCATGGAAAAAGTGTAAAATCATTGCTGTATTTGAATTAAAGGAACACTCTGTTTTGGGGGAGAAATATATCTATGATGACAGATTCCATAGCTGAAAAACAGTCTAGAACTATCCCCTATATGTTCCTTTAATAATCCTTTTTAGAAGTTTCCTGCTGCATCTGAATTAATGCATTAATGTCTTTCTGCAGGTAGCTTACTAGACTTTCttaaggaaggagaaggaaagtATTTAAAGCTTCCGCAGTTGGTGGATATGGCTGCTCAGGTACTTGTTTGAATCAAGGGGGAAGTTCTCTTGCTAGATTATTCTCAGGTTACAACATGATAGCATCAGATAACGTGtagaaaacaatgaaaataactATCTGTTCTAATTggtgtattgatttttaaatttaAGATGATTTAATTCTGTTGCAAAATTCTGTGTTTGGACAGAATTTATACATTGTTGTATCTAAAGGTGGTAAGTTTATAATATCATTCATAAGTTTGCAACATGTAAGTTTGTAATATGTAAGTTACATAGCTAAACAGGAGCAATAGTTTCCGTTAGCATATGTTAGGTGAACTGAAAACTGTTCATATACGTCTTTTTAAAGATTGCAGATGGCATGGCATACATTGAACGAATGAACTACATTCATCGAGATCTCCGGGCAGCTAACATCCTTGTGGGGGACAACCTGGTGTGCAAAATTGCAGACTTTGGCTTAGCAAGGTTAATAGAGGACAATGAGTACACTGCCAGGCAAGGTATTTCAGATATATTTACTCTACAAACCAACAGAGTTACAGCAATTTGGATCAACACATAGTATCACATCTATGTTCTTGATCAGCAAAAGCCACGTCAATTAACATTGCATTATTGCTAATGTTTTAATTCTTTCAGAGGTATGTGTGCGTGCGCATCCCCATCACTGCTCCATTTACTATAGGTCTCAGCAATATAAACTCAGCATTAATCAGTAAAAGAGGTTATTTATCAGGCTCTGGGACTTAGAATGTTATACATGACACATCTAAGGATGTGATATTCAGAAAACCAACACAGTGCTGAAACTCAGTTTTCTGAAGTTTATAAATGCAGTTTCCAACAGTCCAAGTTGCCAAGGATAAAACtttaccttttaaaaagcaacattgTTCCAGAATAAGTCATTTAAAGATTCCTTTCCAGGTCCATTTCAAAAGATATAATACAACACAATTGCACATTGAGGAGTTCCTTGAAAAGCAGCATAGTGAAGGACAGTGGTAAGCAACCCCAAAATGGCATAGCTGAGTCAAACTACACTTTCAGCAAAACCACATAGTACAGTCACTTCAGCACTGAGCTACTTCAGACTGTAGCAGGGGTTGAATTTTTAAAGGTTCCCTCTATGTAGAACATAAGCATATCAGGGAGAAAGGATATAGCCTAGCCCTCCCCTTcaagtgctgtttttttttacctACGGGGAATTTTAACAAGTTGAATTTTTTTCCAAAAGCTGATCTCCCATCTGCAGTCTACAACTAGAAAGGATTCTGTCCCAAGCTTTTTCTGAATGTATGAGTAGAATAACCTTGGTAGGTCTAACAATCCGTTATCAGACATTACTCACCTTGCAATCTCTCTCAAAGCACTTAGGCTAGCACTGACTCAGTGGACTGCATCCACCTGTGGCTAGGCTTCTTAGAGTTTTGTCCTTCAGCACAGCAAATATGACTTAGTAAGCCAGGCTATGTAAGGGCtgcaaatgtatgtgtgtgtgtatctgtgtgtgttaGTCTGATCAAGAATAGAAAAATAACTACTTAATTGCCAGGTGAATACACAGCAAACGAGACACAGGTTCTGGAGAGAGAGATGAGCTCAAAGCTCcctctgaacctggagctaaagaggTGATGAAACCCCACTCCTCCCCAGCCTCAAAGTTCAGCTGATGCTTATGAGGAAAATTGCCCCTGCCTTGAGGGTGGATGCACATGGGCTTGCTTCTGTGCTC carries:
- the YES1 gene encoding tyrosine-protein kinase Yes, with product MGCIKSKEDKGPTMKYRTETTPEPIPSHVSHYGSDSTQANQSPAIKGSSVNFNSHSVTPFGGPSGMTPFGGASSSFSSVPCPYPSGLTGGVTVFVALYDYEARTTDDLSFKKGERFQIINNTEGDWWEARSIATGKSGYIPSNYVAPADSIQAEEWYFGKMGRKDAERLLLNPGNQRGIFLVRESETTKGAYSLSIRDWDEIRGDNVKHYKIRKLDNGGYYITTRAQFESLQKLVKHYSDHADGLCHKLTTVCPTVKPQTQGLAKDAWEIPRESLRLEVKLGQGCFGEVWMGTWNGTTKVAIKTLKPGTMMPEAFLQEAQIMKKLRHDKLVPLYAVVSEEPIYIVTEFMTKGSLLDFLKEGEGKYLKLPQLVDMAAQIADGMAYIERMNYIHRDLRAANILVGDNLVCKIADFGLARLIEDNEYTARQGAKFPIKWTAPEAALYGRFTIKSDVWSFGILLTELVTKGRVPYPGMVNREVLEQVERGYRMPCPQGCPESLHELMKLCWKKDPDERPTFEYIQSFLEDYFTATEPQYQPGDNL